A single genomic interval of Chrysemys picta bellii isolate R12L10 chromosome 8, ASM1138683v2, whole genome shotgun sequence harbors:
- the GDF9 gene encoding growth/differentiation factor 9 isoform X2: MTSSIMVIPWRIFICFYYSIRLLSSVALCSPSSRDEVVSERIPELLLVPEDEPPELPPVLLLPPSVRNGYALLPPLLKVLSDQKPHSWEGEAPRLQPDARALRYMKRLYKMSATKEGIPKANKNHFYNTVWLLTPFAECKHYPKDQIKDLRSVDLLFNLDRVTALEHLLKSVLLYSFDRSVFSSSAITCTCHLAVRENDPSGQVCPNVPQSITFNLHFELRRHKWVEIDVTSFLQPLIASNKRSIHMAVNFTCLKDDQHHNSKQGNSFNTALVPPSLLLYLNDTSEQAYRRWNSLRHRRKNPMWSRWRNNPLADSMKEMGTENMQNKRASRHRRDDVKENPSAPTYNLSEYFKQFLFPQNECELHNFRLSFSQLKWDKWIIAPHRYNPQYCKGDCPRVVGHRYGSPVHTMVQNIIYEKLDSSVPRPSCIPAEYSPLSVLTIEPDGSIVYKEYEDMIATKCTCR; the protein is encoded by the exons ATGACCTCCAGCATCATGGTAATTCCCTGGAGAATCTTCATCTGTTTCTATTACTCTATCAGGTTACTTTCTTCTGTTGCTCTGTGTTCCCCTAGCTCTAGGGATGAGGTAGTGTCTGAGAGGATCCCTGAGCTGTTGCTTGTTCCTGAGGATGAGCCCCCTGAGCTACCTCCAGTGTTGCTATTGCCACCAAGTGTGAGAAATGGCTATGCCCTCTTGCCACCCCTTCTCAAGGTGCTGTCTGACCAGAAACCTCACAGTTGGGAAGGTGAGGCCCCAAGACTCCAACCAGATGCCAGAGCCCTGAGATATATGAAGCGGCTATATAAGATGTCTGCCACAAAAGAAGGGATCCCAAAAGCCAACAAAAATCATTTCTACAACACTGTCTGGCTCCTCACTCCATTTGCTGAGTGCAAGCACTACCCCAAGGACCAAATAAAAG ACCTTCGCTCAGTGGATCTGCTTTTCAATCTGGATCGTGTTACTGCGCTGGAGCATTTACTCAAGTCTGTCTTGCTCTACTCCTTTGACAGATCAGTTTTTAGTTCTTCTGCCATTACATGCACGTGCCACTTAGCTGTTAGGGAAAATGATCCTTCTGGTCAAGTGTGTCCCAATGTACCTCAGTCAATTACTTTTAATCTGCACTTTGAACTCAGAAGACACAAATGGGTTGAGATTGATGTGACCTCTTTTCTTCAGCCTCTAATTGCCTCTAACAAGAGGAGTATCCATATGGCTGTGAATTTCACTTGTCTGAAAGATGATCAACACCACAACTCTAAACAGGGAAATTCCTTTAACACGGCATTGGTGCCTCCTTCTCTTTTATTGTACCTAAATGACACCAGTGAGCAAGCTTATCGTAGGTGGAACTCCCTCAGGCATAGAAGGAAGAATCCAATGTGGTCCCGATGGAGAAATAATCCACTTGCAGATTCCATGAAAGAAATGGGAACAGAAAATATGCAGAATAAAAGGGCATCTCGCCACCGAAGAGATGATGTGAAAGAGAACCCATCTGCTCCAACTTATAATTTGAGTGAATACTTCAAACaattcctgtttccccaaaatgaaTGTGAGCTTCACAACTTCCGACTAAGTTTTAGCCAACTAAAGTGGGACAAATGGATAATAGCACCACACAGATATAACCCTCAATATTGCAAAGGTGACTGCCCAAGGGTGGTTGGGCATCGTTATGGCTCTCCTGTCCATACAATGGTACAGAACATCATATATGAGAAATTGGACTCCTCTGTTCCAAGGCCTTCTTGCATTCCTGCTGAATATAGTCCCTTGAGTGTCTTGACAATAGAGCCTGATGGTTCTATAGTCTACAAAGAATATGAAGATATGATAGCTACTAAATGTACTTGTCGGTAA
- the GDF9 gene encoding growth/differentiation factor 9 isoform X1, whose amino-acid sequence MTSSIMVIPWRIFICFYYSIRLLSSVALCSPSSRDEVVSERIPELLLVPEDEPPELPPVLLLPPSVRNGYALLPPLLKVLSDQKPHSWEGEAPRLQPDARALRYMKRLYKMSATKEGIPKANKNHFYNTVWLLTPFAECKHYPKDQIKEDLRSVDLLFNLDRVTALEHLLKSVLLYSFDRSVFSSSAITCTCHLAVRENDPSGQVCPNVPQSITFNLHFELRRHKWVEIDVTSFLQPLIASNKRSIHMAVNFTCLKDDQHHNSKQGNSFNTALVPPSLLLYLNDTSEQAYRRWNSLRHRRKNPMWSRWRNNPLADSMKEMGTENMQNKRASRHRRDDVKENPSAPTYNLSEYFKQFLFPQNECELHNFRLSFSQLKWDKWIIAPHRYNPQYCKGDCPRVVGHRYGSPVHTMVQNIIYEKLDSSVPRPSCIPAEYSPLSVLTIEPDGSIVYKEYEDMIATKCTCR is encoded by the exons ATGACCTCCAGCATCATGGTAATTCCCTGGAGAATCTTCATCTGTTTCTATTACTCTATCAGGTTACTTTCTTCTGTTGCTCTGTGTTCCCCTAGCTCTAGGGATGAGGTAGTGTCTGAGAGGATCCCTGAGCTGTTGCTTGTTCCTGAGGATGAGCCCCCTGAGCTACCTCCAGTGTTGCTATTGCCACCAAGTGTGAGAAATGGCTATGCCCTCTTGCCACCCCTTCTCAAGGTGCTGTCTGACCAGAAACCTCACAGTTGGGAAGGTGAGGCCCCAAGACTCCAACCAGATGCCAGAGCCCTGAGATATATGAAGCGGCTATATAAGATGTCTGCCACAAAAGAAGGGATCCCAAAAGCCAACAAAAATCATTTCTACAACACTGTCTGGCTCCTCACTCCATTTGCTGAGTGCAAGCACTACCCCAAGGACCAAATAAAAG aagACCTTCGCTCAGTGGATCTGCTTTTCAATCTGGATCGTGTTACTGCGCTGGAGCATTTACTCAAGTCTGTCTTGCTCTACTCCTTTGACAGATCAGTTTTTAGTTCTTCTGCCATTACATGCACGTGCCACTTAGCTGTTAGGGAAAATGATCCTTCTGGTCAAGTGTGTCCCAATGTACCTCAGTCAATTACTTTTAATCTGCACTTTGAACTCAGAAGACACAAATGGGTTGAGATTGATGTGACCTCTTTTCTTCAGCCTCTAATTGCCTCTAACAAGAGGAGTATCCATATGGCTGTGAATTTCACTTGTCTGAAAGATGATCAACACCACAACTCTAAACAGGGAAATTCCTTTAACACGGCATTGGTGCCTCCTTCTCTTTTATTGTACCTAAATGACACCAGTGAGCAAGCTTATCGTAGGTGGAACTCCCTCAGGCATAGAAGGAAGAATCCAATGTGGTCCCGATGGAGAAATAATCCACTTGCAGATTCCATGAAAGAAATGGGAACAGAAAATATGCAGAATAAAAGGGCATCTCGCCACCGAAGAGATGATGTGAAAGAGAACCCATCTGCTCCAACTTATAATTTGAGTGAATACTTCAAACaattcctgtttccccaaaatgaaTGTGAGCTTCACAACTTCCGACTAAGTTTTAGCCAACTAAAGTGGGACAAATGGATAATAGCACCACACAGATATAACCCTCAATATTGCAAAGGTGACTGCCCAAGGGTGGTTGGGCATCGTTATGGCTCTCCTGTCCATACAATGGTACAGAACATCATATATGAGAAATTGGACTCCTCTGTTCCAAGGCCTTCTTGCATTCCTGCTGAATATAGTCCCTTGAGTGTCTTGACAATAGAGCCTGATGGTTCTATAGTCTACAAAGAATATGAAGATATGATAGCTACTAAATGTACTTGTCGGTAA
- the LOC101954021 gene encoding cytochrome b-c1 complex subunit 8, whose product MGGHFGNLERVRHVITYSLSPFEQRAFPNYFTKGIPNVWRRFRSQVFRVAPPFVLAYVVYIWGNEEFERLKRKNAADFENDE is encoded by the exons ATGGGTGGCCATTTTGGAAACTTGGAAAGAGTGAGGCATGTGATCACTTACAGCTTGTCTCCATTCGAGCAGAGGGCATTCCCTAACTACTTCACCAAAGGAATTCCAAATGTATGGCGGCGATTTCGTTCACAGGTCTTCAGGGTAGCTCCTC ctTTTGTGCTGGCCTATGTTGTTTACATCTGGGGGAACGAAGAATTTGAGCGACTGAAAAGGAAGAACGCTGCTGACTTTGAAAATGATGAGTAA